From Caldibacillus debilis DSM 16016, a single genomic window includes:
- the rpsA gene encoding 30S ribosomal protein S1 produces the protein MTENMNDIPMREYKVGDTVTGRVTKIEDKQVYVSIPDSKADGIIPISELSPLHIEKPADVVQEGDELQLAVIKVEEDLLILSKRRIDAEKAWAELQEKFEKGEAVEGEIKDIVKGGLVVDLGVRGFVPASQVEDHYVEDFSGYVGRTLPFKIIELDKEKNRLILSHREVVLEEKLKQKKERLESLKAGDIVTGTVRRITDFGVFVDIGGIDGLIHISQLSHQHVEHPSEVVSVNDEIRVKVLSVDPEKEKISLSLKETTPGPWENISEKFSAGSVVEGTVKRIVSFGAFVELIPGVEGLVHISQISNKHIGTPREVLSEGDKVKVKILKVDEENKRISLSIREAEEKVEETEYEIPQESKGFQIGEILGDKLKEIQ, from the coding sequence ATGACCGAAAACATGAACGATATCCCGATGAGGGAATATAAGGTCGGGGATACGGTCACCGGCCGGGTAACAAAAATAGAGGATAAACAGGTGTACGTCTCCATTCCCGATTCTAAAGCGGACGGGATTATCCCGATCAGCGAGCTTTCCCCGTTACATATCGAAAAGCCCGCAGACGTGGTTCAAGAAGGCGACGAATTGCAGCTTGCCGTGATCAAAGTGGAAGAGGATCTCCTCATCCTTTCCAAGCGGAGGATTGACGCGGAAAAGGCATGGGCGGAATTGCAGGAGAAATTTGAAAAGGGCGAAGCCGTCGAAGGCGAGATCAAGGACATCGTGAAAGGCGGCCTCGTCGTCGATCTGGGCGTTCGCGGATTCGTCCCCGCGTCCCAGGTGGAAGACCATTATGTGGAAGATTTTTCCGGATATGTCGGGCGGACATTGCCCTTTAAAATCATCGAACTGGACAAGGAGAAAAACCGCCTGATCCTTTCCCACCGTGAGGTGGTTTTGGAAGAAAAATTAAAGCAGAAAAAAGAACGGCTGGAAAGCTTGAAAGCGGGGGATATCGTCACCGGTACCGTCCGCAGGATCACCGATTTCGGGGTTTTTGTGGACATCGGCGGAATCGACGGACTCATTCATATTTCCCAATTGTCCCATCAGCATGTCGAACACCCGTCGGAAGTCGTTTCCGTGAACGACGAGATCCGCGTGAAGGTGTTATCCGTCGATCCGGAAAAAGAGAAAATTTCTTTGTCCCTGAAGGAAACGACGCCGGGGCCGTGGGAAAATATTTCTGAAAAGTTTTCCGCCGGCTCCGTGGTGGAAGGCACCGTCAAGCGGATCGTATCCTTCGGCGCCTTCGTGGAACTGATCCCGGGGGTGGAAGGGCTGGTCCATATTTCCCAAATTTCCAATAAACATATCGGCACCCCCAGGGAAGTTTTAAGCGAAGGGGACAAGGTGAAAGTAAAAATATTGAAAGTGGATGAAGAAAACAAACGGATCTCCTTGAGCATCAGGGAGGCGGAGGAAAAGGTCGAAGAAACGGAATACGAGATTCCGCAGGAATCGAAAGGGTTTCAAATCGGCGAGATCCTCGGCGACAAGCTGAAGGAAATCCAATAA